A single genomic interval of Oryza sativa Japonica Group chromosome 7, ASM3414082v1 harbors:
- the LOC4342162 gene encoding probable pyridoxal 5'-phosphate synthase subunit PDX1.1 — MATDGTGVVTVYGSGTNGAALLEPSNHKSATFSVKVGLAQMLRGGVIMDVVTPEQARIAEEAGACAVMALERVPADIRAQGGVARMSDPGLIRDIKRAVTIPVMAKARIGHFVEAQILEAIGVDYVDESEVLTLADDAHHINKHNFRVPFVCGCRDLGEALRRIREGAAMIRTKGEAGTGNVVEAVRHVRSVMGDIRALRNMDDDEVFSYAKRIAAPYDLVMQTKQLGRLPVVQFAAGGVATPADAALMMQLGCDGVFVGSGIFKSGDPARRARAIVQAVTHYSDPKILAEVSSGLGEAMVGINLSDPKVERFAARSE, encoded by the coding sequence ATGGCCACCGACGGCACAGGCGTCGTCACCGTCTACGGCTCCGGCACCAACGGTGCCGCCTTGCTCGAGCCCTCCAACCACAAGTCCGCCACCTTCTCCGTCAAGGTGGGCCTCGCCCAGATGCTGCGCGGCGGCGTCATCATGGACGTCGTCACCCCCGAACAGGCGCGCATCGCCGAGGAGGCCGGTGCCTGCGCCGTCATGGCCCTCGAGCGCGTCCCCGCCGACATCCGCGCCCAGGGCGGCGTCGCCCGCATGTCCGACCCTGGCCTCATCCGCGACATCAAGCGCGCCGTCACCATCCCCGTCATGGCCAAGGCCCGCATCGGCCACTTCGTCGAGGCCCAGATCCTCGAGGCCATCGGCGTCGACTACGTCGACGAGAGCGAGGTCCTCACCCTCGCCGACGACGCCCACCACATCAACAAGCACAACTTCCGCGTCCCCTTCGTCTGCGGCTGCCGCGACCTCGGCGAGGCCCTCCGCCGCATCCGCGAGGGCGCCGCCATGATCCGCACCAAGGGCGAGGCCGGCACCGGCAACGTCGTCGAGGCCGTCCGCCACGTCCGCTCCGTCATGGGCGACATCCGCGCGCTCCGCAacatggacgacgacgaggtcttCTCCTACGCCAAGCGCATCGCCGCGCCCTACGACCTTGTCATGCAGACCAAGCAGCTGGGCCGTCTACCAGTCGTTCAGTTTGCGGCCGGCGGTGTGGCCACCCCCGCCGACGCTGCCCTCATGATGCAGCTCGGCTGCGACGGCGTCTTCGTCGGCTCCGGCATCTTCAAGAGCGGCgaccccgcgcgccgcgcccgcgccatcgtgcaGGCCGTCACCCACTACAGCGACCCCAAGATCTTGGCGGAGGTCAGCAGCGGGCTCGGCGAGGCCATGGTTGGCATCAACCTCTCCGATCCTAAGGTGGAGCGCTTCGCCGCCCGCTCCGAGTAG
- the LOC4342163 gene encoding sulfoquinovosyl transferase SQD2, translating into MAAWNTSILLPPPPPLLSRAAVATPALNPYPLRLHRRHPQKPLCLPSESYPADTDADASSASLDSRPRRIALFVEPSPFAYVSGYKNRFLNFIKYLREMGDEVIVITTHEGVPQEFYGAKLIGSWSFPCPWYQKVPLSLALSPRIIGEVARFKPDIIHASSPGIMVFGALIIAKLLCVPLVMSYHTHVPIYIPRYTFSWLVKPMWLIIKFLHRAADLTLVPSVAIGKDLQAARVTAANKIRLWNKGVDSESFHPRFRNDEMRARLTNGEPEKPLILYVGRLGVEKSLDFLKRVMDRLPGSRIAFVGDGPFRAELQLMFTGMPAVFTGTLQGEELSQAYASGDVFVMPSESETLGFVVLEAMSSGVPVVAARAGGIPDIIPEDQEGKTSFLYTPGDVDDCVSKIERLLTCEELRETMRKAARKEMEKFDWRAATRKIRNEQYSAAIWFWRKKRAQLLRPIQWVSRRLFRPTPAPSTMNQS; encoded by the exons ATGGCGGCATGGAACACCTCCAtcctcttgccgccgccgccgccgttgttgtCGCGTGCTGCCGTCGCGACGCCCGCGCTCAATCCGTACCCTCTCCGCctgcaccgccgccacccccaaAAGCCCCTCTGCCTTCCATCGGAGTCGTACCCTGCGGATACCGACGCCGACGCCTCGTCGGCCTCCCTCGACTCGAGGCCCCGCCGCATCGCCCTCTTCGTGGAGCCCTCCCCGTTCGCATACGTCTCCGGCTACAAGAACCGCTTCCTGAACTTCATCAAGTATCTTCGGGAGATGGGTGATGAG GTCATTGTGATTACCACGCATGAGGGCGTACCTCAAGAATTCTACGGAGCAAAGCTAATCGGATcatggag CTTCCCCTGCCCGTGGTACCAGAAGGTTCCACTTTCACTAGCCCTAAGTCCTCGGATTATCGGAGAAGTTGCTAGATTTAAGCCTGACATCATTCACGCCTCTTCCCCTGGAATAATG GTATTCGGTGCCCTAATAATTGCAAAGTTGCTCTGCGTCCCTCTAGTAATGTCGTACCACACCCATGTTCCAAT TTATATACCGAGATATACATTCAGCTGGCTGGTGAAGCCTATGTGGTTGATTATAA AATTCTTGCACCGAGCTGCGGATCTCACACTGGTACCATCAGTTGCTATCGGCAAGGATCTTCAAGCTGCCCGTGTTACAGCAG CCAATAAGATACGCCTTTGGAACAAGGGTGTTGATTCAGAAAGCTTCCATCCCCGTTTCCGTAATGACGAAATGCGTGCAAGGCTAAC TAACGGTGAACCAGAAAAACCGCTTATACTGTATGTTGGTCGTTTGGGAGTTGAGAAAAGCTTAGACTTTCTTAAGAG gGTCATGGACCGACTTCCAGGATCAAGAATCGCATTTGTTGGTGATGGGCCATTCAG GGCTGAACTCCAACTGATGTTCACGGGAATGCCTGCAGTGTTCACTGGTACATTACAAGGAGAAGAGCTATCGCAGGCCTATGCCAGTGGGGATGTGTTTGTGATGCCTTCTGAGTCAGAAACGCTTGGTTTTGTTGTGTTGGAGGCTATGTCATCAGGAGTTCCCGTAGTTGCAGCTCGTGCTGGAGGAATACCTGATATTATACCAGAGGATCAGGAGGGTAAGACCAGCTTTCTGTACACACCAGGAGATGTTGATGACTGTGTTAGCAAGATCGAACGTCTCTTGACATGCGAAGAGTTGAGAGAGACAATGCGGAAGGCTGCCAGAAAGGAGATGGAGAAGTTTGATTGGAGAGCAGCTACGAGGAAAATTCGGAACGAGCAGTACAGTGCCGCGATTTGGTTCTGGCGCAAGAAGAGGGCACAGCTATTGAGACCCATCCAGTGGGTGTCCCGGAGGCTGTTCAGGCCTACACCTGCACCTTCCACCATGAATCAATCATAA